GGTAGACGGGCTCCTTCTTTCGATCCTCGATGAGCTGACACAACCCCTCGTACACCTCCTCGCGTGCCCTGCTGTCCGATTCGCCGACGTAGGCCACGTGCGCAACCCGAAATTGCTTGCGCGATGCCGGCTGGCCCGCGGCGGCGGCGGCGCTGAGGTATGTATCTCCCCAGCTTCGAAGCTCCTCGGCCGAGTCCGTTCCGCGCCCAAGGAGGGGCGCGAACCCATGGCGCGCGGCTAGCTCGAGCGTCTCGGTCGAGCCGGAGCAGCCGGCCGCGATGGGAATGTGAGGCTGCTGGTAGGGGCGCGGCAGGATGTGCACGTTCCGTCCCTGCCAGTAGCGACCGTCGAAGTCGAACGGCTCCGTCTCGGTGAAGCATCGGAGGAGAAACTCCACAGACTCGTAGACCATGGCGCGCGTCTCCTCGCGCTCGACCTCGATTCCGCGCATCTGAAGCTGCTCGTGGGTCACCAGATGCGTGCCGCCGTAGCCGAAGATGTAGCGGCCGTGGGTGACGTTGTCGATGGCGTTGGCCTCTTGCGCGACGTCGACGGGATGGTGGAGAGGGAGCTGGCGTATGCCGCTGCCGAACCGAATGCGGTCGGTCACCGCCGCGGCGCGCGCCATGAG
This sequence is a window from Chloroflexota bacterium. Protein-coding genes within it:
- a CDS encoding LLM class flavin-dependent oxidoreductase, giving the protein MDFGLFSESGHRLNPRAADAYDEDLAEVILGDQLGMTEAWIAEPNHVRPNTVTHAYFLMARAAAVTDRIRFGSGIRQLPLHHPVDVAQEANAIDNVTHGRYIFGYGGTHLVTHEQLQMRGIEVEREETRAMVYESVEFLLRCFTETEPFDFDGRYWQGRNVHILPRPYQQPHIPIAAGCSGSTETLELAARHGFAPLLGRGTDSAEELRSWGDTYLSAAAAAGQPASRKQFRVAHVAYVGESDSRAREEVYEGLCQLIEDRKKEPVYLLRRIDPGMTLDDVTFDYMLESGFYWVGGPDTIYQRIKDFYDGSGGFGTLLMFCGLPIAPPEKIADSMHRLMEQVAPRLAHLDPDESPAVSGSPAS